TATGGTCGCCGAAAGGCCCTTCGAGGCGGAGTTCTTCCGGATCTACGTATCCTTCCAGGACGATTTCCGCGTTGGCGGGAACCTCCAGGTCCACGGTGATGCACTTCACCAGTTCCACCGGTTCTTTGCGCAGGAACCCGGCGAAAAACATTTCATCCACGTCTTTGGGAAGAGGAGCGGTGGCGGCGTAGATGACCGCCGGGTCGCTGCCGAGGGCCACCGCCACTTCCATGCGCCGGTTTTTCTTCTGGTGCTGCCGGTAGTGCTCTGCCCCGTGCTTGTGCATGTGCCAGTGCATGCCGGTCGTTTTCCCGTCGTAGACCTGCATGCGGTACATCCCCACGTTCCGCTTCCCGGTTTCGGGATCTTTAGTGAACACCAGCGGCAGGGTGATAAAGCGGCCGCCGTCCTGCGGCCAGCATTTGAGGATGGGGAATTCATCCAGGGAAAAGTTGTCCCGCTTGATTACCTCCTGACACGGGCCCTTCTTTACCACCCGGGGCAGAAAATTGGAAATCTGGGCCAGCTTGGGCAGGGCCTTCAGCTTATCCATGATGGTAACCGGCATTTCTCCCGGCTGCAGGAAACTGAGAATTTCGGCGCCGATATCGTCCAGGTCCTCCACTTCCAGAGCCAGCTTCATCCTTTCGTAACTTCCAAAGGCGTTGGTCAGCACCGGTATGGAGTAGCCCTTGACATTCTCAAACAACAGCGCGGGGCCGTACTGCTTGCTTACCCGGTCGGTGATTTCAGTGATTTCCAGGATGGGATCAACCTCGGCCTTAATTCTCTTGAGCATGCCTTTCTTTTCCAGGGTGTTTATAAAGTCGCGCAGGTCGCGGTAGGCCATGATTTTCACTCCTTCAATGCTCCGGTTTGGTACCTACATGTACGGCGACAATGCCGCCGGTCAGCTCGTAATAACGGGCGTCTTCCAGGCCCACCCCGGCAAAGAGCTGCCGGATCTCCTCCTGGTGGGGAAAGGACTTGAGGGAGTTGGGGAGGTAACTATAAGGGCCTTCCAGCCCCACTCCCAGCCGTCCCAAAAAGGGAACCAAGCGGTTGAAATAAAAATAATAGAGTTGCTTGAATACCGGCAGCGACGGCTTGGCCAGTTCTAGGGAGACCACTTTGCCCCCCGGCCTGACTACCCGCATCATCTCGGAAATAGTTTTTTC
The genomic region above belongs to Calderihabitans maritimus and contains:
- a CDS encoding menaquinone biosynthesis decarboxylase — protein: MAYRDLRDFINTLEKKGMLKRIKAEVDPILEITEITDRVSKQYGPALLFENVKGYSIPVLTNAFGSYERMKLALEVEDLDDIGAEILSFLQPGEMPVTIMDKLKALPKLAQISNFLPRVVKKGPCQEVIKRDNFSLDEFPILKCWPQDGGRFITLPLVFTKDPETGKRNVGMYRMQVYDGKTTGMHWHMHKHGAEHYRQHQKKNRRMEVAVALGSDPAVIYAATAPLPKDVDEMFFAGFLRKEPVELVKCITVDLEVPANAEIVLEGYVDPEELRLEGPFGDHTGYYSLADMYPVFHVTCITHRKNPIYPATIVGKPPMEDCYLGKATERIFLPLLKMQLPEIVDMNLPLEGVFHNCAIVSIKKSYPGHAKKVMHALWGMGQMMFTKLIIVVDEHVNVHDMSEVLWKVFNNIDARRDVTIVDGPLDILDHASPLSGYGHKMGIDATKKWPGEGHTREWPDDIVMSPEIKELVDRKWKEYGF